The DNA segment CCACGAAACCCCTGAAGGAGCCGTGACCGATTCATTTTCCGTTTGCCCCTTCACGCCTTCCGACGCCCCGGCCTGGGTGGCGATCAGCAATCCGGTCATGGGCCGACAGACCACTGCCGGAGCTTTGCTGGCCGAAGACCAGGAGCGTTCCGCCGCGCAGCAGGTCAACCGCCGCTGGGTGGCCGAGGCGGGCGGGCAGGTTGTTGGGATCGCCCACCTCTTTTTCTTCGCCTTCAATTCTCCCGGCTTCCTGAGCGCACACGTCATGGTGGCCCCCGAACAGCGGGGCTGGGGCATGGGCGGCGCACTGTGGCAGACCATCCAGACCGAGTCCGGGCGGCTGGGCGCTTCAAACCTCTCCACTGGAGTTTCGGACACCGATGCCGACAGTCTGGCGTGGGCGGCGCGGCGCGGCTTCGTGCAGCATCTGCACCGCTTCTCCTCCAGTCTGGACCTGACCGCGTTCGACGAGACCCGCTTCCAGGCGGATTCAGAACGGGCGGTGGCGCAGGGCATCACCTTCACGGACATGGCAGGTGCAGATGA comes from the Deinococcus sp. AJ005 genome and includes:
- a CDS encoding GNAT family N-acetyltransferase, translated to MTDSFSVCPFTPSDAPAWVAISNPVMGRQTTAGALLAEDQERSAAQQVNRRWVAEAGGQVVGIAHLFFFAFNSPGFLSAHVMVAPEQRGWGMGGALWQTIQTESGRLGASNLSTGVSDTDADSLAWAARRGFVQHLHRFSSSLDLTAFDETRFQADSERAVAQGITFTDMAGADETTLDRYLNFVADRLTETPDLAGHPRWPLAQVREILRLNSDPRPEWLVLARGPDGEWLGLTAMVLVFGGHVAYNELTAVHPSARVRGLALLLKLEAIRRARAAAIGTMRTNNHSQNAPMLAVNKRLGFVALPGQFQLHRRGV